A single region of the Vicia villosa cultivar HV-30 ecotype Madison, WI linkage group LG4, Vvil1.0, whole genome shotgun sequence genome encodes:
- the LOC131594494 gene encoding probable ADP-ribosylation factor GTPase-activating protein AGD14, translating into MGSRKQEEKIEKIIRGLMKLPPNRRCINCNSLGPQYACTTFWTFVCITCSGIHREFTHRVKSVSMSKFTLQEVDALQNGGNQRAREIYLKNWDFQKQRFPDSSNVDKVREFIRNVYVDKRYAGTKSSERPPRDAQSPTIHDDEIRRASSYHSYSQSPPYDNQYEDRRYGKLAGALTRKPGSDKVRYEGKMSSIIYSPGRFSDHSYDERFANEGSGPRNSDFSVSSGHEQFKSDVQSPQFHKDIEFNSPSHKHPGSSSSEDVWFQAKNAALESNAAAKRDADGVRHPQRTTSLQPTDNNFSTLRSYNSGSSIDFFSEAVQSSGSLQDKASGISLPSGHARSVSLDLSKAPVASASTVVLSQTAAPSQAPLGDLFQLSDMDVATSFKGNQPTQTAQFASNDFFLEATATSDAKSAEISIPKNEGWATFDTPQFTSSTAQVETHAAVPLSAESLQDRFDPFSTSNGNMQWPSFEISSVGVPSVTSDVWHGGVWNEEKEVPVVATDTQSWNAFEDSGTQFPVNGSSQGINLHYFPSEISGLSVSEGPNKDAIQGVAPIGSFDNHVIPSHGDTQPNGISHKSTNPFDFPFDSDVEQSNMFLDMGSLQAALPDALLPAAFGGIPEPWLPQNTVTPYISSAGEGGLSFMAVQTPSSHLQNIQAQEPVASIGGNPFA; encoded by the exons ATGGGAAGCAGAAAGCAAGAAGAGAAGATTGAGAAGATTATTAGGGGGCTTATGAAGCTTCCGCCGAATCGAAGATGTATCAACTGTAACAGTTTG GGACCTCAGTATGCATGTACAACTTTTTGGACCTTCGTTTGCATAACTTGCAGTGGAATACA TCGTGAGTTTACTCATCGTGTGAAGTCTGTGTCAATGTCAAAGTTCACTTTGCAAGAAGTTGATGCTCTTCAAAATGGCGGTAACCAG CGTGCAAGggaaatatatttgaaaaattgGGACTTCCAAAAACAACGGTTTCCAGATAGCAG CAACGTTGATAAAGTAAGAGAGTTCATAAGGAATGTATATGTGGATAAACGATATGCTGGAACAAAGTCATCTGAAAGGCCTCCAAGAGATGCACAG AGCCCCACAATTCATGATGACGAGATTAGACGTGCCAGTTCTTATCATTCATATTCACAAAGTCCTCCATATGATAATCAATATGAGGATAGGCGCTATGGAAAGCTAGCAGGGGCTCTGACGAGAAAGCCTGGTTCAGATAAAGTCCGTTATGAAGGGAAGATGTCTAGTATTATCTATAGTCCAGGTCGTTTCAGTGATCACTCATATGATGAAAGATTTGCAAATGAGGGATCCGGTCCAAGAAATTCCGACTTTTCTGTGTCTAGTGGTCATGAGCAATTCAAATCCGATGTTCAGTCTCCTCAGTTTCATAAGGACATTGAGTTTAACAGCCCATCTCATAAGCATCCTGGTTCTAGTTCAAGCGAAGATGTGTGGTTTCAAGCAAAAAATGCAGCTCTCGAATCTAATGCCGCTGCCAAGAGAGATGCAGATGGAGTTCGTCATCCGCAG AGAACTACATCATTGCAACCAACAGACAACAACTTTTCAACCTTAAGATCTTACAATTCTGGCAGTTCAATTGATTTTTTCTCGGAAGCTGTCCAATCTTCAGGGTCCCTTCAAGATAAAGCATCAGGAATTTCACTGCCATCTGGTCATGCAAGATCTGTTAGCTTGGATCTTTCCAAGGCACCAGTGGCATCAGCTTCAACTGTTGTTCTTTCTCAAACAGCTGCACCATCTCAAGCTCCATTGGGAGATCTGTTTCAGTTATCTGATATGGATGTAGCCACATCTTTCAAGGGAAATCAACCTACACAAACAGCACAATTCGCATCTAATGATTTCTTTTTGGAGGCTACTGCAACCTCTGATGCAAAATCAGCAGAGATATCCATCCCTAAAAATGAAGGGTGGGCAACATTTGATACACCTCAGTTCACATCATCTACTGCACAAGTGGAAACTCATGCGGCAGTACCTTTAAGTGCTGAATCTTTGCAGGATAGATTTGATCCATTTTCAACCTCGAATGGTAATATGCAATGGCCATCTTTTGAAATTTCTAGTGTTGGTGTACCTTCTGTTACATCTGATGTATGGCATGGCGGTGTATGGAATGAAGAAAAAGAAGTTCCTGTTGTGGCTACAGACACTCAA TCATGGAATGCATTTGAAGATTCTGGTACACAATTTCCTGTGAATGGCAGTAGTCAAGGAATAAATTTGCACTATTTTCCATCAGAGATTTCGGGTTTAAGCGTTTCTGAG GGACCCaataaagatgcaatccaaggCGTTGCTCCTATTGGAAGTTTTGATAATCATGTCATCCCATCACAC GGAGATACTCAACCTAACGGAATCAGTCATAAATCAACTAATCCATTTGATTTTCcctttgattctgatgtagagcaGAGCAATATG TTCCTTGATATGGGCTCTTTGCAAGCTGCTCTTCCAGATGCCCTCTTACCAGCCGCATTTGGTGGTATCCCTGAACCCTGGCTCCCTCAAAATACAGTAACACCATACATTTCCTCTGCAGGTGAAG GTGGTTTATCATTCATGGCTGTGCAAACGCCTAGTTCTCACTTACA GAACATCCAAGCACAAGAACCAGTTGCTTCGATTGGCGGAAATCCTTTTGCATAG
- the LOC131596779 gene encoding uncharacterized protein LOC131596779, giving the protein MENFENKVKGLTPKALSSTRWESRVESVKAIRTQMSDFTEALLEVSENDLDPKIQNEAKSLATNELGDFEFFMAIIIWFEILSAIDFVSKLLKVKDMLIDVAMKKNKFDENLNSPAVELSEEKSFRVNYFLYLVDQALVSLTKRFEQYQEYESISNFWQVGMKRNHKNKLARRMEDQKKKICTRRSAQRSLSGGRQKLLVTKPAQRTSSGAGQRRATNLVPLSGPPLLSGP; this is encoded by the exons atggaaaattttgaaaataaagtaaAAGGGTTGACTCCAAAAGCATTGTCATCCACTCGTTGGGAGAGTCGTGTAGAAAGTGTCAAAGCTATAAGAACTCAAATGTCAGATTTTACAGAAGCTTTACTTGAAGTGTCAGAAAATGATCTCGATCCTAAAATACAAAATGAAGCTAAATCCTTAGCAACAAATGAGCttggtgattttgagttttttatgGCTATAATTATTTGGTTTGAAATATTATCTGCAATTGATTTTGTTAGCAAGCTTTTAAAGGTGAAGGATATGCTTATTGATGTTgctatgaaaaaaaataaa TTTGATGAGAATTTGAATTCTCCAGCAGTCGAGTTATCTGAAGAGAAATCTTTCAgggttaattattttctttacctTGTTGATCAAGCTCTTGTTTCTCTTACTAAGAGATTTGAGCAATACCAAGAGTATGAAA GTATTAGCAATTTTTGGCAAGTTGGAATGAAGAGAAATCATAAGAACAAGCTTGCAAGGAGGATGGAAGACCAAAAGAAGAAGATTTGCAcaagaaggtccgctcagcggagcttaAGCGGAGGCAGGCAGAAACTTTTGGTCACCAAGCCCGCTCAACGGACCTCTAGCGGAGCTGGACAGAGGCGAGCAACAAATTTggttccgcttagcggaccccctctgctcagcggaccttga
- the LOC131598819 gene encoding probable arabinosyltransferase ARAD1, which yields MTMVERHLDSFKLVSKKSLFFFFSMTSIMFLMSWFFVLRTSSRPYFIDHNLLPSSKLFSTLEDSMFHTKVPNVNVESSFGNRAILVDNEDVEDESEASKSNENTKCSNRNDAFLLKVFMYDLPSEFHFGLLDWKQDGKSVWPNVRTTIPGYPGGLNLQHSIEFWLTLDILASEIPNAPKAKTVIRVQNSSEADIIFVPFFSSLSYNRNSKPSPHEKKTRNIILQEKLVKYLTSQEEWKRSKGKDHLIIAHHPNSMLDARMKLWPATFILSDFGRYPSSIANVEKDVIAPYKHLITSYANDDSTFDGRTTLLYFQGAIYRKDGGYVRQELYYSLKNEPDVHFSFGSIQKDGIKKATEGMRLSKFCLNIAGDTPSSNRLFDAIASHCVPVIISDEIELPFEDVLDYSEFCVFVRTSDAVKENYLINFIRSISKDEWTKMWNKLKEVEHIFEYNFPSKEGDAVQMIWQAVSHKVPAIKLKLNRFRRYSKSPPSIEKDLKPIHVPKNFW from the exons cttctcaatgACATCAATCATGTTCCTCATGTCATGGTTCTTCGTCTTGCGAACCTCGAGTCGTCCGTATTTCATTGATCATAACTTGTTGCCAAGCTCAAAGCTTTTCTCTACCCTTGAAGATTCCATGTTTCATACAAAAGTCCCGAATGTGAATGTCGAGTCCTCGTTCGGGAACCGAGCAATACTCGTCGATAACGAAGATGTTGAAGACGAAAGTGAAGCTAGCAAGTCCAATGAGAATACAAAATGTAGTAATAGAAATGATGCTTTTCTTCTAAAAGTTTTCATGTATGATTTACCGTCCGAATTTCATTTTGGACTCTTGGATTGGAAACAAGATGGTAAAAGTGTTTGGCCTAATGTTAGAACAACGATACCCGGTTACCCCGGAGGTTTGAATTTGCAACATAGTATAGAATTTTGGCTCACATTAGACATTCTTGCTTCTGAAATTCCGAATGCTCCAAAGGCGAAGACAGTGATTCGGGTTCAAAACTCTAGCGAAGCCGACATAATATTCGTGCCCTTCTTTTCGTCGTTGAGCTATAACCGAAACTCGAAACCTAGTCCACATGAGAAGAAAACTAGGAACATAATACTTCAAGAGAAGTTAGTGAAGTATTTGACATCTCAAGAGGAATGGAAGAGATCAAAGGGAAAAGATCATTTGATTATAGCACATCATCCTAATAGTATGTTGGATGCAAGAATGAAATTGTGGCCAGCTACATTCATACTTTCAGATTTTGGAAGATATCCTTCAAGTATAGCTAATGTTGAAAAAGATGTGATTGCACCTTATAAGCACTTAATCACTTCTTATGCCAATGATGATTCCACCTTCGATGGCCGCACGACATTGTTGTATTTCCAAGGAGCAATTTATCGAAAAGAT GGAGGTTATGTAAGGCAAGAGCTATATTACTCATTGAAAAATGAACCAGATGTACATTTTTCATTCGGAAGCATACAAAAAGACGGGATCAAGAAAGCGACGGAAGGCATGCGATTGTCGAAATTCTGCCTCAACATAGCAGGCGACACGCCTTCGTCGAACCGTTTGTTCGACGCAATTGCTAGTCATTGTGTGCCTGTGATCATAAGCGACGAAATCGAGTTACCGTTCGAGGATGTCCTCGACTACTCCGAGTTCTGCGTGTTCGTTCGAACTAGCGACGCTGTCAAGGAGAATTATCTCATAAATTTCATCAGGAGTATAAGTAAAGATGAGTGGACAAAAATGTGGAACAAGTTGAAAGAAGTTGAACATATTTTTGAGTATAATTTTCCATCTAAAGAAGGTGATGCTGTACAAATGATTTGGCAAGCTGTTTCTCATAAAGTTCCTGCTATAAAGTTGAAGTTAAATAGGTTTAGGAGGTACTCTAAGTCCCCTCCAAGTATAGAGAAAGATTTGAAACCAATACATGTACCTAAAAACTTTTGGTGA
- the LOC131596781 gene encoding GLABROUS1 enhancer-binding protein-like gives MAIKKHRLSLLEEPPSTSFLEEDSSKDSFEEAEEAQAKNHPPIAFKNPPPSTSNSNSKPPPSSESESGSDSEFKIDYESEPRPTPLAKPLALKPLASKLLKCLKKKVNETEDCGFDGEKEAEMGRESNKKMSAQRLFKEEDELAILKV, from the exons ATGGCAATCAAGAAACACCGTCTTTCACTGCTTGAAGAACCACCCTCCACCTCTTTCTTAGAGGAAGATTCATCGAAAGATTCTTTTGAAGAAGCAGAGGAAGCTCAAGCCAAAAACCATCCACCTATTGCTTTTAAAAACCCTCCACCATCTActtcaaactctaattctaaaCCACCACCATCTTCTGAATCCGAATCTGGATCAGATTCTGAATTCAAAATTGATTATGAATCAGAACCGAGACCCACTCCACTTGCGAAACCCCTTGCATTAAAGCCACTTGCATCGAAGCTGTTGAAG TGTTTGAAGAAGAAAGTAAACGAAACTGAAGATTGTGGTTTTGACGGCGAAAAGGAAGCAGAAATGGGGAGAGAATCTAACAAGAAGATGTCAGCTCAGAGACTCTTCAAAGAAGAAGACGAGCTCGCCATTCTGAAGGTTTAG
- the LOC131596780 gene encoding uncharacterized protein LOC131596780 encodes MVYGKNCHLPVELEHKAFWALKLLNFDPKASGEKRKLQLLEMEELRLQAYESNKIYKEKVKGYHDKNIVEKEFKEGQMVLLFNSRLKLFPGKLKSKWSGLFRIKEVKEYGAVVLENPTTNESWIVNGQRLKSYLGGEVDRSSEAVPFFYP; translated from the coding sequence ATGGTCTATGGGAAAAATTGTCACTTACCCGTggaattggagcataaggcattttgggcGTTGAAATTACTTAACTTTGATcctaaggcaagtggtgaaaAGAGGAAGTTACAAttgcttgagatggaagaattgcgTTTACAAGCTTATGAATCCAACAAGATCTACAAGGAAAAAGTGAAAGGATATCATGACAAAAATATTGTTGAGAAGGAATTCAAGGAGGGTCAAATGGTGCTTTTGTTCAATTCAagattgaagttgtttccgggcaAGTTAAAATCAAAGTGGTCGGGTCTGTTCCGAATCAAGGAAGTAAAAGAAtatggagcggttgtgcttgaaaatccgacaacaaatgaaagttggaTAGTGAATGGCCAAAGACTCAAATCGTACcttggtggtgaagtcgatcgaagTTCGGAAGCCGTTCCGTTTTTTTATCCGTAA